Proteins encoded in a region of the Nocardia asteroides genome:
- a CDS encoding helix-turn-helix domain-containing protein, giving the protein MTTTGDRIASLRKLAGLRQIQLAQRAKYSLSMVRAVEQNREPASPGFIAAVASALGVEPEHLTGAPYYDLLEEDGPLEGIAELRAVFAEGPYVQAVEPASLVELAAEMADIDLAYRNDKGRVALARIPVLIRQLYGALHAASEADRGKVLSLLCAAHVTAERLCRRFGFTNLAPSVLDRLEWAAAGADDPLYAAQAKIKRARILMYHNTNDVGLQLVEQGLDMIEGDTEGANAVRGYGHLCGAIVAARGIRPDTAAEHLEAARALSPKMPRESDMYGTLFGPGNVGIHASAVALESGDPDRAAREGSALILPPEIAPPRAGHHWQDVARAWVLVGHADKALRALGVARAVAPQQTRLHPSVRETLHAVATAERRRTDSLANFASWVGVTL; this is encoded by the coding sequence GTGACAACGACCGGTGACCGTATCGCCAGCCTGCGCAAACTCGCCGGGCTGAGACAGATACAACTTGCGCAGCGCGCCAAGTACAGCCTGTCGATGGTGCGCGCTGTCGAACAGAACCGCGAACCGGCATCGCCGGGGTTCATCGCCGCAGTCGCATCCGCGCTCGGCGTCGAGCCCGAACACCTGACCGGTGCTCCCTATTACGACCTCCTCGAGGAAGACGGGCCGCTGGAGGGCATCGCCGAACTGCGAGCCGTGTTTGCCGAAGGGCCGTACGTGCAGGCGGTCGAACCGGCGTCGCTCGTCGAGCTCGCCGCCGAGATGGCCGATATAGACCTCGCGTACCGCAACGACAAGGGTCGCGTCGCGCTCGCTCGAATCCCGGTACTGATACGCCAGCTGTACGGCGCGCTACATGCCGCCAGTGAAGCCGACCGTGGCAAGGTGCTCTCGCTACTGTGCGCGGCCCACGTGACCGCCGAACGGCTGTGCAGACGGTTCGGTTTCACCAACCTTGCCCCGTCGGTGCTCGACCGCCTCGAATGGGCCGCCGCCGGTGCCGACGATCCCCTGTATGCGGCACAAGCTAAAATCAAGCGGGCTCGAATCCTCATGTACCACAACACAAATGATGTTGGCCTGCAACTTGTCGAGCAGGGCCTCGACATGATCGAGGGCGACACTGAGGGCGCGAACGCGGTACGCGGGTACGGGCACCTGTGCGGTGCGATCGTCGCCGCCCGCGGAATCCGGCCCGACACTGCGGCAGAGCACCTCGAGGCGGCGCGCGCCCTGTCACCGAAGATGCCGCGCGAGTCCGATATGTACGGCACGCTGTTCGGCCCGGGGAATGTCGGTATCCATGCTTCAGCGGTCGCGCTCGAGTCGGGCGACCCCGACCGCGCGGCCCGGGAAGGTTCAGCGCTGATCTTGCCGCCGGAGATAGCGCCGCCGCGCGCCGGGCACCACTGGCAGGACGTGGCGCGCGCGTGGGTGCTCGTCGGGCATGCCGACAAGGCGCTGCGGGCGCTCGGTGTCGCTCGGGCGGTCGCGCCTCAGCAGACCCGCCTGCATCCATCGGTGCGCGAGACTCTGCACGCCGTTGCCACGGCCGAACGCCGCCGGACGGACAGCCTCGCTAACTTCGCCTCATGGGTTGGGGTCACCCTGTAG
- a CDS encoding Fpg/Nei family DNA glycosylase, which translates to MPELPEVEALAQFLREHAVAAVIGRVDVAALSAVKTFEPPVTALSGRDVTGAARWGKFLGMECDGLWLITHLSRGGWLRWIDEPSPTPPKPGGKSPLALRVHFFTPEGATPAFDLTEAGTKKRLAVYVVADPKAVPGIARLGPDALEVTEAQFADILQGTSQRIKTALVDQVLLAGVGNAYSDEILHTARISPFANTKTLPADKVAELYTAMRAVLTDAVRRSVGQDAARLKGEKRSGMRVHARTGSPCPVCGDTVREVSYADRSFQYCPTCQTGGKVLADRRMSRLLK; encoded by the coding sequence GTGCCAGAGCTACCGGAGGTGGAGGCGTTGGCGCAGTTCCTCCGGGAGCATGCGGTCGCCGCCGTGATCGGCCGTGTCGACGTGGCCGCGCTGAGCGCCGTCAAGACCTTCGAGCCCCCGGTCACCGCGCTGTCGGGTCGCGACGTCACCGGTGCGGCGCGCTGGGGCAAATTCCTCGGGATGGAGTGCGACGGCCTGTGGCTGATCACCCATCTGTCGCGCGGTGGATGGCTGCGCTGGATCGATGAACCGAGTCCGACGCCGCCCAAGCCGGGCGGCAAGAGCCCGCTGGCGTTGCGGGTGCATTTCTTCACCCCCGAAGGAGCGACGCCCGCGTTCGACCTGACCGAGGCGGGCACGAAGAAGCGGCTGGCGGTGTACGTCGTGGCGGACCCGAAAGCCGTGCCGGGCATCGCCCGGCTCGGCCCCGACGCGCTGGAGGTCACCGAGGCGCAGTTCGCCGACATCCTGCAGGGCACCTCGCAGCGGATCAAGACCGCGCTGGTCGACCAGGTGTTGCTGGCGGGCGTCGGCAACGCCTACTCCGACGAGATCCTGCACACCGCGCGGATCTCGCCGTTCGCGAACACGAAGACCCTTCCGGCCGACAAGGTGGCCGAGTTGTACACGGCCATGCGCGCGGTGCTCACCGACGCGGTACGGCGCTCGGTCGGTCAGGACGCCGCCCGTCTCAAGGGCGAGAAGCGCTCCGGCATGCGGGTGCACGCCAGGACCGGGTCACCCTGCCCGGTCTGCGGCGACACGGTCCGCGAGGTCTCCTACGCCGATCGGTCGTTCCAGTACTGCCCCACCTGTCAGACCGGCGGCAAGGTGCTCGCGGACCGGCGGATGTCGCGCCTGTTGAAGTAG
- a CDS encoding carboxylesterase/lipase family protein, whose amino-acid sequence MVATTDIATADGVVRGRRGRRVLRWRSIPYAAPPIGDLRFRAPQPVEPWSGVRAATEFTSAAMQHRSGARIGPRAYQPTSEDALTLNVTAPASASASPRPVLVFIHGGGYLIGTSALGLYSGARLALRGDVVVVSLNYRLGAFGYVDFSEFGTSQHPFDANLGLRDQLAALEWVRTNIAAFGGDPGNVTIFGESAGAHAVLGLLATPAAKGLFHRAISQSPPADWSMTTEEARGFARRCVAALGATPDTAHTALRTAGANDIRRAVDRTIAQVLREQPGVFPACPVVDGEFLPRSPVDAITDGSAHRVPLIIGTNRDEGTLFARFADELPTTPDRLRSALGHSAEAEARIASAYPGYPQPKAAIRAGGDYTFWRPSLTVMEGHSGHAPTYAYRYDFAPRALHLSGLGATHATDLIPVFGVADTPIGRAFTAAGGRRGLRAVTGQFQDNWLAFARTGAPLPSWPAYTEARRSTLIIDYPTRVEHDPDRTKRLAWQGVRVPTVT is encoded by the coding sequence ATGGTGGCAACAACGGATATCGCGACCGCCGACGGAGTCGTCCGTGGTCGCCGGGGCCGCCGCGTCTTGCGCTGGCGGTCCATCCCCTACGCGGCTCCTCCTATCGGAGACCTGCGATTTCGCGCTCCACAGCCGGTCGAACCGTGGTCGGGCGTGCGGGCGGCGACGGAATTCACCTCCGCGGCGATGCAGCACCGCTCCGGGGCGCGAATCGGGCCGCGCGCCTACCAGCCGACCAGCGAGGACGCGCTGACACTGAATGTCACCGCACCCGCGTCCGCGTCGGCGAGCCCGCGGCCGGTGCTGGTCTTCATCCACGGCGGCGGCTATCTCATCGGCACCTCCGCGCTCGGGCTGTATTCCGGGGCGCGCCTGGCGCTGCGCGGCGACGTGGTGGTGGTGTCGCTGAACTACCGGCTGGGGGCGTTCGGCTATGTCGATTTCAGCGAGTTCGGCACCTCGCAGCACCCGTTCGACGCCAACCTGGGATTGCGCGACCAACTCGCCGCGCTGGAGTGGGTGCGCACCAACATCGCGGCCTTCGGCGGCGATCCCGGCAACGTGACGATCTTCGGCGAGTCGGCGGGAGCGCACGCCGTGCTCGGTCTCCTGGCCACACCGGCGGCCAAGGGCCTGTTCCATCGGGCCATCTCGCAGAGCCCGCCCGCCGACTGGTCGATGACCACCGAGGAGGCACGCGGCTTCGCGCGCCGCTGCGTCGCCGCGCTGGGCGCCACACCCGACACCGCGCACACCGCGCTGCGCACCGCGGGCGCCAACGACATCCGCCGCGCCGTCGACCGCACCATCGCCCAGGTGCTACGGGAACAGCCGGGCGTCTTCCCCGCCTGTCCGGTCGTGGACGGCGAGTTCCTGCCGCGCTCCCCGGTCGACGCGATCACCGACGGCTCGGCGCATCGGGTGCCGCTGATCATCGGCACGAACCGGGACGAGGGCACGCTCTTCGCCAGGTTCGCCGACGAACTGCCCACCACCCCGGACCGCCTTCGCTCGGCGCTCGGCCACTCCGCCGAGGCCGAAGCCAGGATCGCTTCGGCGTATCCCGGTTATCCCCAGCCGAAGGCCGCGATACGCGCGGGCGGCGATTACACCTTCTGGCGTCCTTCGCTGACCGTTATGGAAGGTCACAGCGGACATGCGCCGACATACGCCTACCGCTACGACTTCGCACCGCGCGCCCTGCACCTGAGCGGGCTCGGCGCCACGCACGCGACCGACCTCATCCCCGTCTTCGGCGTCGCGGACACCCCGATCGGCCGGGCCTTCACCGCTGCGGGCGGCCGGCGCGGGCTGCGCGCGGTCACCGGCCAGTTCCAGGACAATTGGCTGGCTTTCGCCCGCACCGGAGCGCCCTTGCCGTCCTGGCCCGCGTATACCGAGGCCCGCAGGTCCACCCTGATCATCGACTACCCCACTCGCGTGGAACACGACCCGGACCGGACGAAACGACTCGCGTGGCAGGGCGTGCGGGTGCCCACGGTGACCTGA
- a CDS encoding NAD(P)/FAD-dependent oxidoreductase: MSSTPTDYDVIVIGGGPAGENAAAYAVAGSDRTAAIVERELIGGECSYWACIPSKALLRPGHVLAAARAMPGVSATGLDVEAVLRRRDAFVHDHDDSAQVAWAESTRIDIVRGAGRLTGTRSVEVGGRRLRARHAVVLATGTTANVPDVPGLRAALPWISRDATNLHEVPRRVAVVGGGVVASEAATWLAALGAEVTLLVRGSALLGSAEPFARDRVAAALTEAGVRVRFGTEPVAVERPAAKDTGEGWIHGGPATVRLRGPEGESALDVDEIVVAAGRAPATAGLGLDAVGLPDGYVTVDDHLTARGVDGEWLYVVGDLNRRAALTHMGKYQGRVCGDVIAARAEGRPLDDARFVASSDHGKVPQVVFTAPEVASVGLTEAAAADAGHAVETVELDIEVAGSALSRDNYAGHAKLVIDSATDTLLGATFVGPEVGEQLHAATIAVVGRVPLSTLWHAVPSFPAVSEFWLRLLEARRT; this comes from the coding sequence ATGTCGAGCACACCGACCGACTACGACGTCATCGTGATCGGTGGCGGACCAGCGGGCGAGAACGCCGCCGCCTATGCCGTCGCGGGCAGTGACCGCACGGCCGCCATCGTCGAGCGTGAACTCATCGGTGGCGAATGCTCGTATTGGGCGTGTATTCCGAGCAAAGCGCTGCTGCGGCCGGGCCACGTCCTTGCGGCCGCGCGGGCGATGCCGGGAGTCTCGGCCACCGGCCTCGACGTCGAGGCGGTGCTGCGGCGGCGCGACGCCTTCGTGCACGACCACGACGATTCCGCGCAGGTCGCCTGGGCCGAGAGCACGCGGATCGACATCGTGCGCGGTGCGGGCCGCCTGACCGGTACCCGCTCGGTCGAGGTCGGCGGACGGCGGCTGCGCGCCCGGCACGCGGTCGTGCTGGCCACCGGCACCACCGCGAACGTCCCCGACGTGCCCGGCCTGCGTGCCGCGCTGCCGTGGATCTCCCGCGACGCCACCAATCTGCACGAGGTGCCGCGCCGGGTCGCCGTGGTCGGCGGCGGCGTGGTCGCCTCCGAGGCGGCGACCTGGCTGGCCGCGCTCGGCGCCGAGGTCACCCTGCTGGTGCGGGGCTCGGCGCTGCTGGGCTCGGCCGAGCCGTTCGCGCGCGATCGGGTGGCGGCGGCGCTGACCGAGGCGGGCGTGCGAGTCCGCTTCGGCACCGAGCCCGTCGCCGTCGAGCGCCCAGCCGCGAAGGACACCGGCGAAGGGTGGATTCACGGCGGTCCGGCCACGGTCCGGTTGCGCGGTCCCGAAGGGGAGTCGGCACTCGACGTGGACGAGATCGTGGTGGCGGCTGGACGCGCGCCCGCCACGGCGGGGCTCGGTCTGGACGCGGTCGGGCTGCCCGACGGATACGTCACGGTGGACGATCACCTCACCGCGCGCGGTGTCGACGGCGAGTGGCTGTATGTCGTCGGCGACCTCAACCGTCGCGCCGCGCTCACGCATATGGGCAAGTACCAGGGCCGGGTGTGCGGCGACGTGATCGCGGCACGGGCCGAGGGCCGGCCGCTGGACGACGCGCGGTTCGTCGCGAGCTCCGACCACGGCAAGGTGCCGCAAGTGGTGTTCACCGCGCCGGAGGTGGCCTCTGTCGGCCTGACCGAAGCCGCGGCCGCAGACGCGGGTCACGCGGTCGAGACCGTCGAACTGGACATCGAGGTGGCCGGCTCGGCGCTCTCCCGTGACAATTACGCGGGCCACGCGAAACTGGTGATCGACAGCGCCACCGACACGCTGCTCGGCGCCACCTTTGTCGGCCCCGAGGTGGGCGAGCAATTGCACGCGGCGACGATCGCGGTGGTCGGCCGGGTGCCGCTGTCCACTCTCTGGCACGCCGTGCCATCCTTCCCGGCGGTCAGCGAGTTCTGGTTGCGCCTGTTGGAGGCGCGGCGTACATAG
- a CDS encoding DUF2630 family protein encodes MSEQDILARIKELVDQEHQLRSQASHGELDPKTERQRLAELEVMLDQAWDLLRHRRARLDQGRSPDGVQANSVSQVEGYLQ; translated from the coding sequence ATGAGCGAACAGGACATCTTGGCGCGCATCAAAGAACTGGTCGACCAGGAGCACCAGCTGCGCTCGCAGGCCAGCCACGGCGAATTGGACCCCAAGACCGAACGCCAGCGCCTGGCCGAGCTGGAAGTGATGCTGGATCAGGCATGGGACCTGCTCCGCCATCGCCGGGCGCGGCTCGATCAGGGCCGGTCCCCGGATGGCGTCCAGGCGAACTCGGTGTCGCAGGTCGAGGGTTACCTGCAGTAG